The Flammeovirga yaeyamensis genome segment TCTTGAAAATAAAGAAATTTGGGTAGACCGTTCTAAGGTAGATCAAACTGAATTACCAAAGAAAGGAGCTGCTGTTGAAGTAGAGATTAAAGATCAAGCAAAATTCGATAAATGGTCTGAAGCGAATGTTTTCGAACAAAAGCAAGAAGGTTATTATGGAGTGTTAGTAAGATTACCACTTGGTAACTTCGATACTACAACTGCTAGAACTTTATCTCAAATAGTCACTGATTATGCAGCAGACGATATCCGTCTAACTATCCGTCAAGGTATCTTATTGAAATACGTTCAAAAAGAAAACCTTAAGGCATTATTCAACGCTTTAGATGCGATTGGATTTGCTGAGCCGGGTTACGATACAACTGCAGACATCACTGCTTGTCCTGGCACAGATACTTGTGTATTGGGTATTTCATCAAGTACAGGTTTAGCAAGAGTATTAGGTGATCTTATTAAAGTAGAATATCCAGATTTATTGACAGATGATACTTTCAAAATCAAAATCTCAGGATGTCCTAACGCATGTGGTCAGCATACGATTGCACAGTTTGGTATCCATGGATCATCTTTAAGAAACAAAGAAAACAAAATGTTGTTGCCAGCCGCTCAAATTCTACTTGGTGGTGGATTTGATGGTGAAAGTAACCCTCATATTGCAGATAAAGTCATCAAAATCCCAAGTAAGCGTATCCAAGATGCTTTTAGAGCAGTGGTAGATGATTACGATCAAAATGCTCCAGAAGGACAGTATTTTGTAGATTATTACAAGGCACAAGGTAAGGAGTACTTCTACGACTTATTAAAGCACTTAGGTGATTTATCTACGCTTGTACCAGAAGACTACTTAGATTGGTACACTGAGGTAGATAAATTCGAATTGCATAAAGCTGTTGGTGAATGTGCGGGTGTGATTATTGACCTAGTACAAACATTAATTCTTGAAGCTGAAGAAAAAGTTGGTTGGGCAAATGAAGCGATCTCAAAAGGATTATTCGCAGATGCAGTTTACCATACTTACCAAGCTTATGTGAGTGCAGCTAAAGCCTTGCTTCTTGATAAAAAAGTGAAGCTGAACTCTCACATGACAGTAATTAATCGTTTTGCTGAGCACTACGATGAAAAGCTTCAGTTTGCTGAAGGTTCATTTGTTGACCATGTGTTGAGAATCAACAAAAACGAACCTACTGCTGAATTCGCTCAAACTTATTTTGATGAAATCAAAGTATTCTTAGAGAACGTAAGCAGAATTAGAAAAGAAGATCTACAAGAAGCTTAGATTTTATATAGCATCATTGATAAACAAACTTTTTTACATCTCATGACAAAGACTATACAACCGGAATTGACTTTAGTAGGGGCAGGAATTGGAGACCCGGATTTGATTACTGTAAAAGGTATCAAAGCACTACGTCGTGCAGATGTAGTTTTATACGATGCTTTAGTATCTGAAGAGTTATTGGAGTATGCGCCCAACGCTAAAAAAGTTTATGTAGGTAAACGAGTAGGGCAGCATTCTTTTAAGCAAGAAGATATAAACAAATTAATTGTTTCTCATGCTTTTGCAGGAGGACATGTAGTAAGGTTGAAAGGTGGCGACCCTTTTGTTTTCGGTAGAGGACACGAGGAAATGCGATACGCTCAAAAGCATGGTTTAAGAGTAAATCTTGTACCAGGCATTAGTAGTTCAGTTGCTGCACCAGCTTTACAAGGTATTCCTGTAACAAGAAGAGGGGATAGTCAAAGCTTTTGGGTAATAACTGGCACAACAAAAGAAGGAGAAGTTTCTGCTGATATTGCTTTAGCGGCTCAATCTTCTGCTACTGTGATTATTTTGATGGGAACTAAGAAAATCCGTCAGATTATGGAAAGCTTTGCCAATGCAGGTAAGTCAAATACACCTGTGGCGATTATACAAAATGCATCTACTCCTGAA includes the following:
- a CDS encoding HEPN domain-containing protein, coding for MQSFRTELENPVVEQDILDLEKKIRLFHNGEIDDDKFRSLRLARGVYGQRQPGVQMIRIKIPYGKLTTRQLNRICDVSDEYSNGKLHITTRQDIQIHYVSLDDSPRLWHELEKDEVTLREACGNTVRNITASELAGIDPAEPFDVTPYAHATFEYFLRNPICQEMGRKFKIAFSSSVEDTAFAFIHDVGAIPVVKTIDGEERRGFKVLIGGGLGAQPYMAETAYEFLEEEKLIPFTESLIRVFDRHGERNRRMKARMKFLIQDIGKEELLRLAQEEFNSLENKEIWVDRSKVDQTELPKKGAAVEVEIKDQAKFDKWSEANVFEQKQEGYYGVLVRLPLGNFDTTTARTLSQIVTDYAADDIRLTIRQGILLKYVQKENLKALFNALDAIGFAEPGYDTTADITACPGTDTCVLGISSSTGLARVLGDLIKVEYPDLLTDDTFKIKISGCPNACGQHTIAQFGIHGSSLRNKENKMLLPAAQILLGGGFDGESNPHIADKVIKIPSKRIQDAFRAVVDDYDQNAPEGQYFVDYYKAQGKEYFYDLLKHLGDLSTLVPEDYLDWYTEVDKFELHKAVGECAGVIIDLVQTLILEAEEKVGWANEAISKGLFADAVYHTYQAYVSAAKALLLDKKVKLNSHMTVINRFAEHYDEKLQFAEGSFVDHVLRINKNEPTAEFAQTYFDEIKVFLENVSRIRKEDLQEA
- the cobA gene encoding uroporphyrinogen-III C-methyltransferase, which translates into the protein MTKTIQPELTLVGAGIGDPDLITVKGIKALRRADVVLYDALVSEELLEYAPNAKKVYVGKRVGQHSFKQEDINKLIVSHAFAGGHVVRLKGGDPFVFGRGHEEMRYAQKHGLRVNLVPGISSSVAAPALQGIPVTRRGDSQSFWVITGTTKEGEVSADIALAAQSSATVIILMGTKKIRQIMESFANAGKSNTPVAIIQNASTPEEKIGLGTVQNIEEVMIEKQLGSPAVIVVGEVVKHHAKYPSNLVQVVVKELA